A stretch of the Leptotrichia sp. oral taxon 223 genome encodes the following:
- a CDS encoding transcriptional regulator, producing the protein MGNKNVINQTNRTILFEEINPEKMDILTLINDARDMDSLDDENVIEINRHLLVGSFEEFLEKFDPKVYSYFDAESQSIKYILKKPEGVPEDLVTEIKINNGNTFFKMLSTLIEARKSQRNRNVDFKFENILELISPKKVIEDIKQTRKEIAYIYQKYEELDDENPKKLELGDKLNSKFEEASENYSNVLGMLPLAIEDIKTRLLIGNDTNNFKSEKIKLGMLQVGEKGELEVIEYKQENQTSLAMIEEKNTTALVEAFRDDYENVTDEPNKYISDLVVRTFVPLAKTFVDVDPEQEVENYNNYLAFYKSAQEDFIKIAKPLIEKILGVKMFFEQYDVRMGLMKPMLLITNVKPEMIVKAGNKDKLRAFLNTTNEKNDFDNTVWFGIYPNVDLEMKKSEKKVRERFMGSKKDEKTEKNTVEVLTNLMTVLAEYRVQVFFNFEGKPETSFDNLATMGVDKYIEKTQMLENQKYSEYLIPVIPNFTIIPKDKSGVMLDYKMKFEEETGVSLSKEQEDLLKFWIEGVYVDAAYVAAGIIGATQCPNYLKERFANVSPQYPGVRFDIEEKDNSYHTKTTMSKEISGFTNTIKDRINQFNYGFVFSSDNANMAREKIRNIVVYKARTLLKNLDGGYEPLYKTLTTTYIERTLRFTTTDFKEDKLNMFFSTNPESQKSVWLKDTKFVNGIMQKGDDLSHIIDVDNGICQLNITFAGNLKNLQVEINKN; encoded by the coding sequence ATGGGGAATAAAAATGTTATAAATCAGACTAATCGAACGATTTTATTTGAGGAAATTAATCCAGAGAAAATGGATATCTTGACGCTTATTAATGATGCGAGGGATATGGATTCGCTGGATGATGAGAATGTTATTGAGATTAACAGGCATCTTTTGGTTGGAAGCTTTGAGGAGTTTCTGGAAAAATTTGATCCAAAGGTGTACAGTTATTTTGATGCAGAGAGTCAGAGTATTAAGTATATTTTGAAAAAGCCGGAGGGAGTGCCTGAGGATCTTGTGACAGAAATTAAGATTAATAATGGGAATACGTTTTTTAAGATGCTTAGTACTTTGATTGAGGCTAGAAAGTCACAAAGGAACAGGAATGTGGATTTTAAGTTTGAAAATATTTTGGAGTTAATTTCACCGAAAAAGGTTATCGAGGATATTAAGCAGACGAGAAAAGAGATTGCCTATATTTATCAGAAATATGAAGAACTGGATGATGAGAATCCTAAAAAACTGGAATTAGGGGATAAACTTAACTCGAAATTTGAGGAGGCTTCAGAAAATTACAGCAATGTGCTTGGAATGTTGCCACTTGCGATTGAAGATATAAAAACTCGGCTTTTAATTGGAAATGATACAAATAATTTTAAATCAGAGAAAATAAAGCTGGGAATGCTGCAAGTAGGAGAAAAAGGGGAACTTGAAGTAATTGAGTATAAGCAGGAAAATCAAACTTCACTTGCAATGATTGAAGAGAAAAATACGACGGCTCTAGTTGAGGCTTTTAGAGATGACTATGAAAATGTGACAGATGAGCCGAATAAATATATTAGCGATTTGGTTGTCAGAACATTTGTACCGCTTGCAAAGACATTTGTGGATGTTGATCCTGAGCAGGAAGTTGAAAATTATAACAATTATTTGGCGTTTTATAAATCGGCACAGGAGGATTTTATAAAAATTGCGAAACCTCTGATTGAGAAAATATTGGGTGTGAAAATGTTTTTTGAGCAATATGATGTGAGAATGGGGCTTATGAAACCAATGCTTTTGATTACAAATGTAAAACCTGAAATGATTGTAAAGGCTGGAAATAAGGATAAATTGAGAGCATTTTTGAACACAACTAATGAAAAGAACGATTTTGACAATACAGTATGGTTTGGCATTTATCCAAATGTTGATTTGGAGATGAAAAAATCTGAGAAAAAAGTTCGTGAAAGATTTATGGGGAGCAAAAAAGATGAGAAAACTGAGAAAAATACAGTTGAAGTTTTGACAAATTTAATGACTGTGTTGGCAGAATATAGAGTTCAAGTATTTTTTAATTTTGAAGGAAAGCCTGAAACTTCGTTTGACAATCTAGCTACAATGGGTGTGGATAAATATATTGAAAAGACCCAAATGTTGGAAAATCAAAAATATTCTGAATATTTAATACCAGTAATTCCTAATTTTACTATAATTCCAAAGGATAAATCAGGTGTTATGCTGGACTATAAAATGAAATTTGAAGAAGAAACAGGGGTATCACTTTCAAAAGAACAGGAAGATTTGTTAAAATTCTGGATAGAAGGAGTGTATGTTGATGCGGCTTATGTGGCAGCTGGGATAATTGGTGCCACACAATGTCCAAATTATCTAAAGGAAAGGTTTGCAAACGTATCACCGCAATATCCAGGAGTACGTTTTGACATTGAGGAAAAAGATAATTCTTATCATACAAAAACAACAATGTCTAAGGAAATATCAGGATTTACAAATACAATAAAAGATAGAATAAATCAGTTTAACTATGGATTTGTATTTTCATCAGATAATGCGAATATGGCACGTGAAAAAATACGGAATATAGTTGTATATAAGGCAAGAACTTTGCTAAAAAATCTGGATGGGGGCTATGAACCGCTTTACAAGACACTTACAACGACATATATCGAAAGAACATTAAGATTTACAACGACAGACTTTAAGGAAGATAAGTTAAATATGTTTTTCAGTACAAATCCTGAAAGTCAGAAATCAGTCTGGTTAAAAGATACAAAATTTGTAAATGGAATAATGCAAAAAGGGGATGATTTATCCCATATAATTGATGTGGATAATGGAATTTGCCAGTTAAATATAACTTTTGCTGGGAACTTGAAAAATTTACAAGTTGAAATTAATAAAAATTAG